The following are encoded in a window of Pyrenophora tritici-repentis strain M4 chromosome 6, whole genome shotgun sequence genomic DNA:
- a CDS encoding F-box-TPR repeat containing protein pof3 — translation MARKMSAEEYQALGREYYKLKQYDKAIDTFTTGIEACPTASLYDYRAATYEKLDNFNASVKDGREMIRLNKKDVKGYLRTASVLEKMNKPETALGIYKYGMKNVPVDDKNFKLLQQLHDKLTRTLSPPAAMDPFTVLPSELAEMVFEYLTFRQKVNCMRVSKGWRDYLSKLPKLWLHLDLSGARRPVPRAFVNTMFKRSEYRMSRITIHRFEHMDVLHNLAIAAKYLTDMELISLPHKSSPALLEIVRAAKNLKRCIIHETITLSHVESILEARPLLEHVLFNASDPMASRDRTGQWPVTLNNLQSFTMHVSGGMYDERFDFTRFFSRTPSLRSFSLKGLTNGNNPLNTWPTDISLLPPLTSLSIKDSGRIRVNHLPPTLQSLEIHSLGFRDSLAVNELLLSKFPELTHLSLSGYENVPADFLHLLLDGIAQLDDGPEALLSNKPLVSLKLGVTVEDGDDIDLGTTLSFSRRVLTPALQHLTMPGMKCTDDDIEALVRCKTGLKDIDLSCTQITGAAIVMLADKVPTLESIK, via the exons ATGGCTCGTAAGATGTCGGCAGAAGAGTACCAAGCACTCGGGCGCGAGTACTATAAGCTCAAGCAGTACGACAAGGCCATAGATACGTTTACGACTGGCATTGAGGCGTGTCCAACCGCTAGTCTTTACGATTACCGCGCTGCTACCTACGAAAAGCTAGATAACTTCAACGCTTCTGTCAAGGATGGtagagagatgatcaggctGAACAAGAAAGACGTAAAGGGCTATCTGCGCACAGCAAGCGTGCTAGAGAAGATGAACAAGCCAGAAACCGCACTTGGTATCTACAAGTACGGCATGAAGAACGTTCCTGTCGATGACAAAAATTTCAAG CTTCTCCAACAACTCCATGACAAACTTACACGCACTCTATCACCGCCAGCAGCTATGGATCCCTTCACCGTGCTGCCCAGTGAGCTCGCGGAAATGGTCTTTGAGTATCTCACCTTCCGGCAAAAAGTAAACTGCATGCGCGTCAGTAAAGGCTGGCGCGACTACCTCTCCAAGTTGCCGAAGCTGTGGCTACACCTTGACCTCTCTGGCGCCCGGAGGCCTGTTCCACGTGCATTCGTCAACACGATGTTCAAGCGGTCAGAGTACCGCATGTCGCGCATAACGATCCATCGCTTCGAGCATATGGATGTGCTCCACAACCTTGCTATAGCCGCCAAGTATCTCACCGACATGGAGTTGATTTCGCTGCCGCACAAATCCTCTCCGGCGCTCCTTGAGATTGTGCGAGCCGCAAAGAATCTCAAGAGGTGTATCATACACGAGACAATCACACTCAGCCATGTTGAAAGCATACTTGAAGCGCGACCTTTACTCGAGCATGTCCTCTTCAACGCCTCGGATCCCATGGCATCGAGAGATCGAACTGGACAATGGCCCGTAACACTAAACAATCTGCAATCATTCACTATGCACGTCAGCGGCGGGATGTACGACGAGCGCTTTGACTTCACCAGGTTCTTCAGCCGTACACCATCACTACGATCCTTCTCACTTAAAGGCCTCACTAACGGAAACAACCCTCTCAACACCTGGCCAACTGACATATCACTCCTTCCCCCATTAACAAGTCTCTCTATAAAAGACTCGGGAAGAATACGCGTCAACCACCTCCCCCCCACTCTCCAATCTCTCGAAATACACAGCCTAGGCTTCCGCGATAGTCTGGCCGTTAACGAGTTGTTACTATCCAAATTTCCCGAACTCACGCACCTCAGCCTCTCAGGCTACGAAAACGTACCCGCAGACTTCTTGCATCTCCTCCTCGACGGAATCGCCCAATTGGACGATGGCCCAGAAGCTCTGCTGTCTAATAAGCCATTAGTCTCATTGAAGCTTGGCGTAACTGTAGAGGACGGCGACGACATAGACCTTGGAACCACATTGTCATTTTCAAGGCGGGTTCTCACTCCCGCACTGCAACACCTCACTATGCCGGGTATGAAGTGCACCGACGATGATATAGAGGCACTGGTTAGGTGTAAAACGGGGTTGAAGGACATTGATCTCTCCTGTACACAGATTACGGGCGCTGCAATTGTCATGCTGGCTGACAAGGTACCGACGCTCGAAAGCATCAAG TGA
- a CDS encoding PutP, Na+-proline symporter, with the protein MILTTFVLKRYNYELQTSEMFSTAGRTVKSGLVASAVVSSWTWAATLLQSSAVAYRYGVSGPFWYASGATVQIILFATIAIELKRRAPNAHTFLEVIRARYGTVTHIVFMVFGLFTNILVTSMLLTGGSAVVTSLTGMPTAAACFLLPVGVVLYTMFGGIKATFLTDYAHTVVILVILLMFAFTAYATNEHLGSPGKVFDLLVQAAADHPVEGNAGGSYMTMRSKEGAIFFVINIVGNFGTVFCDNGYYNKAIAASPVDALPGYIIGGLSWFAIPWLAATTMGLSALALESNPVFPGYPNRMADADVTAGLVLPTAAVALMGSGGAAAVLLLVFMAVTSAMSAELIAVSSIFTYDFYQTYINPAATGRQLIYMSHTMVVGFAVAMAAWSTGLFYIGISMGYLYLLMGVIISSAVLPATLTLMWSKMNWAAATFTPPLGFACSLIAWLVTAQKESGELTVASTGANNPMLAGNVVALLSPLIFVPMLTYSFGPQNYDWVSMKAIRKGDDHDLALAANVDLERVPGEQRRAIDAEEEEQAKLLKASRIARWLTLFMAVSFLVLWPMPMYGSSYIFSKKFFTGWVVIGILWMFCSCFAVGLYPLWEGRKTSVRTFKSIYWDITGKKKPNKAMEVTEGEGTDTPPEAVSEKMKG; encoded by the exons ATGATCTTGACGACATTCGTTCTCAAGAGATACAACTATGAACTTCAAACTTCAGAGATGTTTTCCACGGCTGGACGTACAGTCAAGTCTGGACTTGTCGCCTCAGCAGTAGTTTCGTCGTGGACTTGGGCAGCAACGCTACTCCAATCCAGCGCCGTCGCATATCGATATGGTGTATCTGGACCGTTCTGGTACGCTTCGGGTGCGACTGTACAGATCATCTTGTTTGCTACAATTGCTATTGAGCTGAAGCGAAGAGCTCCTAACGCCCATACCTTTCTTGAGGTTATTCGCGCTAGATACGGTACCGTGACACACATAGTGTTCATGGTATTTGGTCTCTTCACCAATATTCTCGTCACTTCCATGCTGTTGACTGGAGGCTCCGCTGTTGTGACATCG CTCACCGGTATGCCCACTGCTGCTGCATGCTTCTTGCTGCCTGTTGGTGTGGTCTTGTACACTATGTTCGGAGGTATCAAAGCGACATTTCTGACGGACTATG CACACACTGTCGTCATCTTGGTCATTCTTTTGATGTTTGCATTCACCGCATACGCCACTAACGAGCACCTCGGAAGTCCTGGCAAAGTCTTCGATTTATTGGTTCAAGCCGCTGCGGATCACCCGGTTGAAGGAAACGCAGGTGGCTCGTATATGACTATGCGCTCAAAAGAGGGAGCTATCTTCTTCGTGATCAATATTGTAGGCAACTTTGGAACCGTCTTTTGCGACAACGGTTACTATAACAAGGCCATTGCCGCTAGTCCTGTAGACGCCCTACCAGGTTACATCATCGGCGGTCTCTCCTGGTTCGCAATTCCGTGGCTCGCGGCTACGACTATGGGTCTCAGTGCTCTTGCACTGGAGAGTAACCCTGTATTTCCTGGATACCCGAACCGCATGGCCGACGCTGACGTGACTGCTGGGCTCGTGCTGCCTACAGCCGCTGTCGCCTTGATGGGATCAGGAGGGGCTGCTGCTGTTTTGCTCCTAGTTTTCATGGCAGTGACTTCTGCGATGT CTGCAGAACTCATCGCTGTTTCATCCATCTTTACCTATGATTTCTACCAG ACATACATCAACCCCGCTGCTACTGGAAGACAGCTCATCTACATGTCGCATACCATGGTTGTTGGCTTCGCTGTCGCGATGGCAGCATGGTCAACCGGCTTGTTCTATATCGGCATCTCCATGGGCTACCTGTATCTTCTTATGGGCGTTATAATCTCCTCCGCCGTTCTCCCCGCAACCCTAACGCTCATGTGGTCGAAAATGAACTGGGCTGCTGCTACATTCACACCACCACTCGGCTTCGCATGCTCGTTGATCGCATGGCTTGTTACAGCCCAGAAAGAGAGTGGAGAGCTCACAGTTGCTTCAACAGGCGCCAACAACCCCATGTTGGCAGGAAACGTGGTCGCACTACTCTCGCCACTGATCTTCGTTCCCATGCTGACATACTCGTTTGGACCGCAAAACTATGATTGGGTCAGCATGAAGGCGATCCGAAAAGGCGATGACCACGACCTTGCTCTCGCTGCAAACGTTGATCTAGAGCGCGTTCCAGGCGAACAACGACGCGCCATTGACGCCGAAGAGGAAGAGCAAGCCAAGCTTCTCAAAGCGTCCCGCATTGCTCGCTGGTTGACCCTTTTCATGGCTGTATCGTTCCTCGTGCTCTGGCCCATGCCCATGTACGGCTCATCATACATTTTCAGCAAGAAATTCTTTACCGGATGGGTCGTTATCGGTATTCTCTGGATGTTCTGCTCCTGCTTCGCTGTAGGGCTGTATCCGCTTTGGGAAGGCAGGAAGACCAGTGTACGGACATTCAAGTCGATTTACTGGGACATCACGGGAAAGAAGAAGCCGAATAAGGCTATGGAGGTTACTGAGGGCGAAGGCACGGATACGCCTCCCGAAGCCGTGTCTGAGAAGATGAAGGGGTAG